Sequence from the Corallococcus sp. EGB genome:
GGGCGCGGAGGTGAGCCTTCAGCAACCTGACACGTCGCTGGAGCGTGAAGGGCCGGGCGTCGTGTCATGTGGGTCCCTCTCACGCGCCTGGGTCGGAGATGATGGGCGCTTCGAGGTGCTCCATCTGGATCCCGGACCGCACGAACTCACCGTGCATGCGCGGGGCTACGCATTGGATGCCCAGGCGAGCACCGGGGGCACGGCATCCGAAAGCGCCGTGCTTGTGCAGGCGGGAAGCTCGGATGTGCGCCTGGTGCTGCGCCGTGCGCCCGGCATCCGGGGGCGGCTCACCCGCGAAGATGGCTCTCCCATCACACGGTTCAGGCTGGGCGCCGAAGTGGTCGAGGACTTCGAGGGCGCGTTCTTTCTCTCCACGGAGGACGCGCCGAGGACGTCCCCGCTGGTGTTCGAGGCGGCCGGGCTCGCGACGGTGTCACGCGAGGTGACAGCGCGCCGTGGAGAAGACGTGGACCTGGGCGCGGTGATTGTTGCCGAGGGGCGGGTGGTGAAGGGGCGGGTGACGAACGCCGCGACGGGGGCTGCCGTCGCCGGTGCGCTGGTGCAGGTGGATGAAGTTCCCGAGGACGCACAAGGGTCGACGGAGTGGATGGATCCGTCATTGGTAGAGGGTGGGGTGCGCACGGCGGTGGATGGCACCTTCACCCTGCCGCATGTGGGGGCGCGCTCCGGAGCCCTGCTGGTGACGCATCCCCGATTCGTGCAGGCGCGCGTGCCTCTTTCCGTCCAGGATGTCTCCGTGCGGCTCGAGCCCGGAGCCACGGTGCAGGGCACGGTGCGTGGTGTTCATACGCGCTGGCTCCAGGTGGTCCTGTCCCGCCAGGGGGAACCCTTCGCGAATGGCATCCGCCTGGAGGGAGAGCACTTCTCACGCTCGGACATCCCCGCGGGCACCTACGAAGTCTTCGTTGATGCCGCGAGTGACAGGGCGCCGCCGTTCGAAATCGAGTCACGAACCGTCACGCTCCCGCCAGGAGGGAAGGTGACATTGAATTTCGTGAACACGAAGCGGTGACGCTGCGCCTGCGGGCACCCGTCAGCGTGGGGCACTTAGAGACAGCGCTGGTTCCGGGGAGTGGGCGGGGCGCACGAAGGTGGGGAGTGACCCCGACCGTCGTGGATGGAGGCGGGCTCCGATTGAGGCCGGTATGTTCGCGCCCTCCGGACGTTTCCGCGATGGATGCGGCCAGGGCCGGTATCCCTTGGAGGAAGCGATGCGACGGCTTGGAGTGATGCTGGGGTTCCTGGGATGCGTGGGCTGCGTGAGCCCCACGCGAGGTCTCTCCGCCAGGTACAACCCGGAGACCGGTCAGTATGAGGCGCCCCGGCACGAGCTCGTCTATGTGGTGCCCGCCGAGGACGCGATGATGACGGTCCGGTACGTCCTGGAGAAGAACCACTATTCCGTGATGGAGAAGGAGGGGGGACTGGAGATGTACTCCTCCTTCATCCCGGACGTCGTTCCCCCCGAGCGCTACTACATCCAGGGAGAGCGGCTTGGTCCCCGGCAGTCACTCGTTCGCATCTTTCGCCTGAGGTACACGCAGGAGGGAGGCTATGGCGCGGACGACTCTGGCCGGTCCAACGGGCAGGACTCCATGCCGGTTTTCTTCCGTGATGTCCCCGGGCTGGAGGGTTACCGGCCGGCGCACGGCTTCCGCGACATGGAAGTCGAGCAGAAGCTCCTGGAGGTGCTGGAGATGGCTCCGTCACTGGAGCTGGTGGACGGCAATCCGCCCGTTCCCCTCGCCTCGGTGGTGATGGGGAGCACGGGGGAGAAGGGGGAGGGCACGGCCACCTCCCCCGCTCCCGCGTGCGGCGCCCCCATCGAGGACGCCTCGTCCCTGATCTCCGCGGGGGGCGTCCTGCTCGTGGCGGATCCCCTGGGTACGCAAGAGGTGCCGTCCGCGGCGCTGAGGATGGTGTGCGAGGCCACGGCCCGGGACCTGCCGGTGACGCTGGCGCTGTCCATTCCCGCCTCGGAGCAGCCGCTCCTCGAGCGCTACCTGGCCAGCGATGGCGACTCCGCCGCCGTGCAGGAGCTCTTCTCACAGAGCACTTTCTGGCGGCGGACCTACCAGGACGGACGCAGCAGCCGCGCCATGCTGGGGCTCGTCGAGCAGGTCCGCCGCCTGCGCGTCTCCGGGAGGGATGTGGCCGTGGCCGCCATCGACACCGACAAGGCCCACGGCAACGAGCGCGAGGCGCAGATGGCCCAGCACCTGCTGGACGCCCGGTCGAAGCGCTCCCAGGCCTGGACGCTGGTGCTCACGGGCAGCGTGCACGCGCGCACCACGGGGGTGAGCTGGGATGGCGACTTCGAGCCCATGGGCTCGCGCGTGGCGCGCGCCCTGCCTGCGGTGCGTGCGCTGGACGTGGGCTTCCAGCGCGGCACCCAGTTCGCCTGCCGCTACAGCGTCTGGGCCGAGGCGGTGGAGTGCAACGTCTTCGGTATCAGCCCGGCGCCCGAGGCATGGCAGTCCTCCAAGCAGGTCGCGGGCCTGAAGCTCTTCACGCCTCAGGAGCCCCATGGAGTCCAGGGGCGGCTCTACCTGGGCTCACTGACCGCATCGCCTCCCGCGCTCGTGGCGCCTCACGAGGTCACCACCGGCAAACCGGGAACGGGTCCTCAGGGGGGAGCCATCACCCCGCGGGCCGGCGCTTCGGTCGCCGCCATTCCCTGAACGGCCGCGAGGCCCTGATCGATCAAGGCGAAGAACACGTCGTTCGCCTTCTTCGCCGAGCCTCCGCGTTCGAACACGCGGACGGCTTCCTGGCGAGCCGTGCGCACCGTCAGCACGATCATCCCTGCCGCGAGCCGCGCGAGGCCATCCGGTGGCGGACCGGCGAGCTCGATCGCCAGCTCTTCGGTCGCTTCGTCGTTGAGTTCACGGAGCCGCGCCTCGAGCGGCGGGCTCGCCGCGATGAATCGCCAGAAGGCAGCCGTATGGCGGTCGAAGCGGGCGAACGGGTGCTTCTGTTCTCGCAGCCTGACCATGAGCGCTCGGAGCTCGGCGAGCGGAGATTGCCCTGGCGGCCTCGCGCGAATCGCCTCGCGGAAGAAGAGGAGCTTCAGGTCATCCTGGCGATCGAGCATGAGGTCCTCCTTGCGCCCGAAGTAGTTGAGGACCGTCATCTTGGAGACGCCCGCGGCAGCCGCGATCTCGTCGAGCGTCACCGCGTCGAAGCCCCGCGCGAAGAAAAGCGCTGTCGCCACATCGGAGATCCGCTGCCGGGTCTCGCGCTTCTTGCTCTCGCGTCGCTCGCCCATGCGCCGGATTCTATCGAAGCGCCGCCAGCATGGGCGCTGAATTTTGTGCTCGGTCAACGAATCGCTTGAGAAAATGTTTACCGAGTCCAATAATTGAGCGGCAGGGCTGCCAGGGTTCGGCCATCCAGGGGAGACGTCATGCGCGCGAATGGAAAGAAGGTCCTCATCTCCGGCGCGAGCTTCGCCGGGCTCTCGACCGCCTTTTGGATGAGCCGCTTCGGCTACGAGGTCACCGTCGTGGAGGTCTCGCGCGGGCTCCGGACGGGCGGCACTGCCGTCGACATCAAGGGCAACACCGTCGACATCGTCCGGCGCATGGGCCTCTTCGAGCAGATCCGGTCGAACCGGCTGAGCCTTCAGCGGTGGGACATGAAGAACGAGCGCGATGTCACGGAGCGCTCGCTGGTGCTGAGGGCTGAAGGCGAAGCACCTTCGGATGACGAGTTCGAGATTGAGCGGACCGTCCTGTTGAACATGCTGTTCGACGCCGTGAAGGGCCACATCGAAGTCGTCTTCGACGACAGCATTACCGCGCTGAGCGAGACGAAGGACCGCATCGAGGCCACGTTCGCCAGGGGCACGCGACGCACGTTCGACCTGGTGTTCGGCTGCGACGGTGTTCACTCCGCCGTGCGGAGGCTCTGTTTCGGCGACGAAGCCCGGTACCTCTATTTCCTCGAGCAGTACTTCTCGATCACGATCGTGGACAAGCTGCTCATCGAGCGGAACACCGCGCAGATGTTCAACGTGCCGGGCAGGGCCGTGATGCTCAACGCCTACAAGAACAACACGGACATCATCTTCGCGTTCGCTTCCGAGAAGGAGCTCCCGTACGACCGTCGCGATGAGGAGGCGCAGCGACGGCTCATCGCGGACCGGTTCGCCGGGGTGGGCTGGAGGACCGCCGAGTTGCTCGAAGAGGTACGGGGCTCGAAGAGCTTCTACTTCGACAAGCTGTGCCAGATCCGAATGCCTTCCTGGACGAAAGGCCGGGTCGCGCTGGTGGGGGATGCGGGGTACTGCCCTTCACCTGCTGCCGGAATGGGGGGCTCGCTGGCCATCGATGGCGCGGCCGCACTGGCGGATGCGATGCGAGACCATGACTGCGACTTCGAGCTTGCGTTTCGTGCCTACAACGAGCGCTTCCGCCCGTTCGTCGAGCAGGTCCAGGCGGAGGCCGTGAGGACCGGGCTCGAGTCCCTCGTTCCGAGGACCGAAGAGGCGATCCGCGCGAGGAACGCGCGGACCGACTTTTGAGCGCGCGCGTCCGAGGTCGCCACCCACTCCGTCTCCCGAGCAGAGAAGAAGTCCGCGCTGCTACGGCGCGGGGTGAAGGCTCACGCCCTTGAAGATGAGCGTCGCTCCGTCCGCTGCGTCCCGGATGCGGAGGACCTCTCCCCGGCCTCGTCCCAGTCCCGCGACGGCCGCGAGCTCGGCGCCTGCCGGATCCAGCGCCACCGTCACCGGTCCATCATAGAGCGGGCCGGAGTAGGAGAGGAGCAGCATGCCGCTCGATTCACTCAACACGACCTCGTCGAGCAGCTCGCGGCCCTGTCCCGGGTGGACCCGGTAGGAGCCCAGCCTCGCGCGCCACGATTCTGGCATCGGGGCTGGCGTGATGCGTGTTCCGAGCAGGCCCTCGCCTTGCGTCGCCGAGTGGCCAATGAGCAGCGTCTGGCCTCCCGATTGCTGGAACGTGAGCCAGAGGGGCGCCTCGCCCAGGAGTGCCCTGAAGAATCCTCGTTGGTGTGGCACCAGCTCGAGCACGAGGTCTCCGGCGGTTGCCACCAGGTTGCCGCCCTGCACGTCGATGTGCATGGGGCCCGCATCCGTCGCGTAGAGACCCGCCCACGTGGCGAGCGTCTCGGGAGCCTGGGGTTCGGGCTGCACCGCGGGCGGCTCGGGGTCGGCGACCCGCAGACCTGTCTTCACCTCGAAGGCGCGAGCGAGCACCGCCCGTGCAAGGTCGTTCACGAGCCCTCCCGCGATGTCGGTGTTGGACATGACGACTACGCCAAGCCGTTGCTCCGGCATCAACGCCACCATCGCATTGAACTGGATGGCACTCCCGTCGTGCTCCACCATCCGCACCGCGTCCCCGTTCTCCAGCGGCACGTCGTGCAGATTCCAGGCGAGGCCGATGCGTGTCCCCACGTCGAGCGGGTGGCCCGCATTCTGCTCGCGCCACATCTCGTGGATGGATTCGGGCTGAAGCACCTGGCGGCCATCGAAGCGGCCTTCATTCAGGAGCATGCGGAGGAAGTGGCTCACGTCCTCCACGGAGCCGAGGAGTCCACCCGCGGGGGCCTCGCTCTCGAGCCAGTAGGGGGGAAGGTTCTCGGGTGGCACGCCGCCGTAACCCCGCGCCAGCCGTTCCGACAGCGTGGGCGTGACGCGGAACGCGGAGTGCTCCATCCGCAGCGGACCGAAGATGCGCTGCTGCATGAGGATGTCGAAGTCGCTCCCGAAGGCCACCTCCACCGCGCGGCCCGCGATGACGAAGCCCGTGTTGCTGTAGGCGTGGATCGTGCCCACGGGCCACGTGCGGTGCTCTTCACGGAGCGCCTCCACGCGCTCGGAGAGCGAGAGGGGACGGGGCGAGAAACCGCCACCGAGCTGCTCGGGGATGCCCGCATGGTGCGTGAGGAGGCTGCGCAGGGTGATGGGCGCGCTGGAGAAGCGGGCCTGCATGCTGAACCCCGGGACGACCTCCTCGATGGGCTGGTCCAGGTTCACGCGGCGCGACTCCACCGCCTGCATGACGGCGGACGCCGTGAAGACCTTGGCCACGGAGCCCAGGCGGTAGACCGTCTCTGGCGTGGCTCGGATGCCGGCCTCTTCGTGGGCCATGCCGAAGCCCTGGGACCAGACCACCTCATCGCCGTCGACCAGCGCGAGGCTCAGGCCCTTCACCCCGGTCTGTGCCATGGCGATGGGGATTTCGCGCTCGAACCCCCGCCTGAGCGCCGCGTAGCCCGGCCCGGCTGGAGGTGGAGGCGGGTCGCCATGACAGGCGGAGGCGAAGGTGCAGGCGAGCACCAGCGCCCGGAACCAACGGGAGGGGGCAGGAAGATGGGACTGCATCGGTGTCTCCTTGGGCCCGAAGCTCGGGCGCGGGGAGACTTCTTCCAGGATGGGCCGCCTGAGGCCGTGGGAGTCGCGTCAGCGATTGTCACCGTTTGTCACGGCGCTCCCCGGGCGTCGGGCCACGAGAGCGCGACGCGGGCGCCCCCCAGGGGAGCCTCTGTCGCCCACGCACGCCCCTGGTGGGCCTGCATGATGCGGTGGGTGATGGCGAGCCCCAGCCCATGCCCGCCCGTCTTGCGGTTGCGGCTGTCATCCAGGCGGGTGAAGGGGAGGAACAGCCGCTCCCGCTCCGAGGCGGGAATCCCGGGCCCGTCATCATCCACGGCGACAGTGCAGTGCGTCCCATCCCTGCTCACGTGGACGTGCACCTCCGAGCGCGCATGGCGCTGTGCATTCTGGATGAGGTTGCCGATGGCCCGCCGCAGATAGCGTGGCGAGCCCTCCGTCTCCACGGTGTCCGCGGCATGGAGCTGGAAGCGCAAGTGAGGACTGAGGACGGAGCGCTGGCCAAAGAGCTCCGTCACCACTTCGGTCAGGTCCACGCGCACCCGCTCCAGCGGTGGGGCGTCGCGGTGCAGGCGTGTGAAGGTGAGGAGCTCCTCGGTGAGCTGGTCCAGCTCGTCCACGTCCTTCTCCATCTCGCCGAGCTGGGCGTGGAGTGTGGCGGCATTCGTCGGTTCTCTTGCCAGGTGGAGGGCGAAGTGCAGGCGGGAGATGGGGGTGCGCAGCTCGTGGGAGATGGCCTGCAGGCTGGCTTGCTGCTCCTGGCTCATGCGCTGGATGCGCTCCGCCATGTCGTTGAACGTTCGCGCCAGGTGGCCAATGGGCTCGGGCGCTCGGGCCTCCGCGCGAGCCTGGAAGTCGCCCTGGCCGAAGGTGCTCGCGGTCGCCGCCAGACGGGTGACGTGCCGGTACAACGGCCAGGTGAGCGCGAGCACCGCGAGTCCGAGCACCGCGAGGAGCACCGATGTCTCCGGCGCGAGGAACTCGATTGCCCGCTCCGGGCTGGGCCCGAGCCGGAGCTCCTGCACCACCACCTGCTCCGAGTCACGAAGCGGAAGGAACAGGAACACCTGGTCCCCCGTCACGCCCGAGGACTTCATCCACGCCGAGGGGACGCCCTGGGCGAGCCGCTCGCGGACGCGCTGAGGCGGGTTCATG
This genomic interval carries:
- a CDS encoding serine hydrolase, coding for MQSHLPAPSRWFRALVLACTFASACHGDPPPPPAGPGYAALRRGFEREIPIAMAQTGVKGLSLALVDGDEVVWSQGFGMAHEEAGIRATPETVYRLGSVAKVFTASAVMQAVESRRVNLDQPIEEVVPGFSMQARFSSAPITLRSLLTHHAGIPEQLGGGFSPRPLSLSERVEALREEHRTWPVGTIHAYSNTGFVIAGRAVEVAFGSDFDILMQQRIFGPLRMEHSAFRVTPTLSERLARGYGGVPPENLPPYWLESEAPAGGLLGSVEDVSHFLRMLLNEGRFDGRQVLQPESIHEMWREQNAGHPLDVGTRIGLAWNLHDVPLENGDAVRMVEHDGSAIQFNAMVALMPEQRLGVVVMSNTDIAGGLVNDLARAVLARAFEVKTGLRVADPEPPAVQPEPQAPETLATWAGLYATDAGPMHIDVQGGNLVATAGDLVLELVPHQRGFFRALLGEAPLWLTFQQSGGQTLLIGHSATQGEGLLGTRITPAPMPESWRARLGSYRVHPGQGRELLDEVVLSESSGMLLLSYSGPLYDGPVTVALDPAGAELAAVAGLGRGRGEVLRIRDAADGATLIFKGVSLHPAP
- a CDS encoding ATP-binding protein, translated to MGPLRQWGGLFFRMYAGIVAAIVLALIVMVTMSTRRLPPQSLDAEEAEAHAATSGRELERLTQGLQWLIAQELASQPPAKWEEVVARWRKHFDYPIALRARGEVLSMNPPQRVRERLAQGVPSAWMKSSGVTGDQVFLFLPLRDSEQVVVQELRLGPSPERAIEFLAPETSVLLAVLGLAVLALTWPLYRHVTRLAATASTFGQGDFQARAEARAPEPIGHLARTFNDMAERIQRMSQEQQASLQAISHELRTPISRLHFALHLAREPTNAATLHAQLGEMEKDVDELDQLTEELLTFTRLHRDAPPLERVRVDLTEVVTELFGQRSVLSPHLRFQLHAADTVETEGSPRYLRRAIGNLIQNAQRHARSEVHVHVSRDGTHCTVAVDDDGPGIPASERERLFLPFTRLDDSRNRKTGGHGLGLAITHRIMQAHQGRAWATEAPLGGARVALSWPDARGAP
- a CDS encoding TetR/AcrR family transcriptional regulator, which codes for MGERRESKKRETRQRISDVATALFFARGFDAVTLDEIAAAAGVSKMTVLNYFGRKEDLMLDRQDDLKLLFFREAIRARPPGQSPLAELRALMVRLREQKHPFARFDRHTAAFWRFIAASPPLEARLRELNDEATEELAIELAGPPPDGLARLAAGMIVLTVRTARQEAVRVFERGGSAKKANDVFFALIDQGLAAVQGMAATEAPARGVMAPP
- a CDS encoding FAD-dependent monooxygenase, which encodes MRANGKKVLISGASFAGLSTAFWMSRFGYEVTVVEVSRGLRTGGTAVDIKGNTVDIVRRMGLFEQIRSNRLSLQRWDMKNERDVTERSLVLRAEGEAPSDDEFEIERTVLLNMLFDAVKGHIEVVFDDSITALSETKDRIEATFARGTRRTFDLVFGCDGVHSAVRRLCFGDEARYLYFLEQYFSITIVDKLLIERNTAQMFNVPGRAVMLNAYKNNTDIIFAFASEKELPYDRRDEEAQRRLIADRFAGVGWRTAELLEEVRGSKSFYFDKLCQIRMPSWTKGRVALVGDAGYCPSPAAGMGGSLAIDGAAALADAMRDHDCDFELAFRAYNERFRPFVEQVQAEAVRTGLESLVPRTEEAIRARNARTDF